A single region of the Lotus japonicus ecotype B-129 chromosome 4, LjGifu_v1.2 genome encodes:
- the LOC130713039 gene encoding uncharacterized protein LOC130713039 — MAPLIRGKPMKLYISASEETIGSVLAQDDEDGIEKAIYYLSRILNDAKTRYSLVEKLCLCLYFSCTKLKYYIKPIDVTVISHYDIIKHMLFKPILHSRIGKWALALTEFSLSYQHLRAMKCQVIADFLVDHSGSKEQETVVTLKPWEMYFDGSRHKKGTGIGILIISPQDIPTKIKLGIEGECSNNEAEYDALLIGLETALNLGARELLIRGDSELVIKQLTGEYQCVSENLMKYHSKAVKMLRSFDEVELCHIPRIENAEANVLAQIASGYRLPRKKFKELVKVKRKFIPSFKERKVEFEQEVLVISNLDDSDWRKPVVKYLQNPNAPTDRRTKYRALSYLILDDELFKKGVNEVLLKCLSEEEAFRVVKAVHDGMCGAHQAGHKMKWTLFRQGVYWPNMLKDCIEYAKSCAECQKHAGIQHVPASELHSIVKPWPFRGWALDLIGQIHPSSSKQHDYIIVAIDYFTKWVEAIPLRGVDQDTVISFIQEHIVFRYGIPETLTTDQGSVFTGRKMAQFAEDFGIKLLTSTPYYAQENGQVEAANKVLINLVKKHISQKPRRWHETLSQVLWAYRNSPKEATEVTPFRLTYGHESVLPIEICLQSVRIQRQFEIPCDDYWNMMYDELIELDEERLNALEVMIRQKERITKSYNKKVKSKAFSVGDLVWKVILPMDKKDRAYGKWAPKWEGPFKVIKCYSNNAYSIEEIGTIARILTINGKYLKRFKPAIHEIKIDIEM, encoded by the coding sequence ATGGCTCCTCTCATTCGTGGAAAACCAATGAAACTCTACATTTCGGCATCAGAGGAAACTATTGGCAGTGTGTTGGctcaagatgatgaagatggaatCGAAAaggctatatattatttgagcCGAATCCTTAATGATGCCAAAACTAGATATAGTTTAGTagaaaaattgtgtttatgtttgTATTTTTCATGTACTAAACTTAAGTACTATATTAAACCTATTGATGTAACTGTTATTtcccattatgatataataaagcatatGCTGTTCAAGCCCATTCTTCATAGTCGAATTGGAAAGTGGGCGTTGGCCCTTACTGAGTTTTCTTTAAGTTATCAACATTTAAGGGCTATGAAATGCCAAGTAATAGCTGATTTTTTGGTTGATCATAGTGGGTCGAAAGAACAGGAGACGGTGGTGACGTTGAAACCTTGGGAAATGTATTTCGATGGTTCGAGGCATAAGAAGGGGACCGGGATAGGTATCTTGATAATTTCACCCCAAGATATCCCGACAAAAATTAAGTTGGGCATCGAAGGTGAGTGTTCGAATAATGAGGCGGAGTATGATGCTTTATTGATAGGGCTCGAAACGGCTCTAAACTTGGGGGCTAGAGAGCTCTTAATTCGTGGAGATTCAGAGTTGGTTATTAAGCAACTAACTGGTGAATACCAATGCGTTAGTGAGAATTTAATGAAATATCATTCGAAAGCAGTTAAAATGTTAAGAAGTTTTGATGAAGTCGAATTATGTCATATCCCTAGGATCGAGAATGCTGAAGCGAATGTTTTGGCACAAATTGCGTCAGGTTACCGGCTACCTCGGAAAAAGTTTAAAGAGCTAGTAAAGGTCAAAAGAAAGTTTATTCCTAGTTTTAAGGAAAGGAAAGTGGAGTTCGAGCAGGAGGTATTGGTCATTAGTAATTTGGATGACAGTGATTGGAGGAAACCTGTTGTGAAATACTTGCAAAACCCAAATGCACCAACAGATCGAAGAACAAAGTATCGAGCTCTAAGTTACTTGATTTTGGATGACGAATTGTTTAAAAAAGGGGTGAATGAAGTTTTACTAAAGTGCCTAAGTGAAGAAGAAGCGTTTCGAGTAGTCAAGGCCGTTCATGATGGTATGTGTGGGGCGCATCAGGCTGGCCATAAGATGAAGTGGACATTGTTTCGACAAGGAGTATATTGGCCAAATATGTTAAAAGATTGCATTGAATATGCCAAATCTTGCGCCGAATGTCAGAAGCATGCTGGCATCCAACATGTACCAGCAAGTGAGTTACATTCGATCGTGAAACCCTGGCCATTTAGGGGGTGGGCGTTGGATTTGATAGGTCAAATACATCCTTCTTCGTCTAAACAACATGACTATATAATAGTGGCTAtcgattatttcactaaatgggtcgagGCCATTCCGCTGAGAGGTGTCGACCAAGATACGGTTATTAGTTTTATTCAAGAACACATAGTATTTAGATATGGGATCCCTGAGACGTTAACTACTGACCAAGGGTCAGTATTTACTGGAAGGAAAATGGCTCAGTTTGCTGAGGATTTTGGAATAAAACTGTTAACTTCAACGCCATATTATGCTCAGGAGAATGGACAAGTCGAAGCAGCTAATAAAGTTTTAATTAACTTGGTTAAGAAACACATTAGTCAAAAGCCGAGAAGGTGGCATGAAACTTTGAGTCAAGTTTTATGGGCTTATCGAAATTCGCCCAAAGAGGCCACTGAAGTAACTCCTTTTCGACTTACGTACGGGCATGAGTCAGTTTTACCGATCGAAATATGCTTACAGTCCGTTAGAATTCAAAGGCAATTCGAGATTCCGTGTGatgattattggaatatgatgtaTGACGAGTTAATTGAATTGGACGAGGAAAGATTAAATGCTTTAGAAGTTATGATTCGACAAAAAGAACGAATTACTAAAAGTTATAATAAAAAAGTCAAGTCTAAGGCATTTAGCGTTGGAGACTTAGTTTGGAAAGTGATCCTTCCAATGGACAAAAAAGATCGAGCATACGGAAAATGGGCCCCTAAATGGGAAGGGCCATTTAAAGTGATCAAGTGTTATTCAAACAACGCGTATTCGATTGAGGAAATTGGAACGATTGCTCGAATATTGACGATAAATGGAAAATACTTAAAAAGGTTTAAGCCAGCGATTCATGAGATAAAAATCGATATAGAAATGTAG
- the LOC130711253 gene encoding uncharacterized protein LOC130711253, protein MVSDSIAAAPIPSAANTKNPGKKKRTNRSAKLKQYKIDARREQWLNQGAVKSKGCKDGVDDDGHALPSPAAGKQGKGSLQQLEMRREGDEDDGLIHQDSDSESPSNSPTSPDLCGNDSGTSFTGGSSGGGSSSSSISSSSAGCFSGYITEVDEEVEEEEGDDEGLDDWEAVADALAADDKNQCPCSDLPPSHDEHVGQTVPPRAAANGSDSNSKPASGRLVPWGSGNVRAWRADDAFRPQSLPNLSKQHSMPNPDRYCGGVPWSPNSAPSSCPICFEDLDLTDTSFLPCLCGFRLCLFCHKRILEDDGRCPGCRKPYEREPVETEASVVGGSLTLRLARSCSMIERA, encoded by the exons ATGGTTTCCGATTCAATCGCCGCCGCTCCGATTCCCTCCGCCGCCAACACCAAGAACCCTGGCAAGAAGAAGAGG ACCAATAGGTCTGCGAAATTGAAGCAGTATAAGATTGATGCGCGTCGCGAGCAATGGCTTAATCAAG GTGCGGTTAAGAGCAAGGGGTGCAAGGATGGGGTGGATGATGATGGCCATGCGCTGCCATCGCCGGCTGCGGGGAAGCAGGGTAAGGGCTCGTTGCAGCAGCTTGAGATGAGGCGAGAAGGTGATGAGGATGATGGGTTGATTCATCAAGATAGTGATTCGGAGTCGCCGTCTAACAGTCCCACTAGTCCTGACTTGTGTGGTAATGATTCTGGGACGAGCTTCACTGGGGGTAGCAGTGGGGGaggtagcagcagcagcagtatcAGTTCCAGCAGTGCCGGGTGCTTCTCTGGGTATATCACTGAAGTGGACGAAGAagtagaggaggaggagggcgATGATGAAGGCTTGGATGATTGGGAGGCTGTTGCAGATGCTTTGGCCGCCGATGACAAGAATCAATGCCCTTGTTCTGATTTGCCCCCTTCCCATGATGAGCATGTTGGGCAAACTGTTCCGCCTCGTGCAGCGGCTAATGGGTCGGATTCCAATTCTAAACCTGCGAGTGGTAGATTGGTTCCTTGGGGCTCTGGAAATGTCCGAGCTTGGAGGGCTGATGATGCTTTTCGCCCTCAGAGTTTGCCCAATCTTTCTAAGCAGCACAGTATGCCGAACCCTGATCGGTACTGTGGAGGGGTTCCCTGGTCTCCCAATTCTGCACCATCCTCTTGTCCCATATGCTTTGAGGATCTTGATTTAACTGACACGAGTTTTTTGCCATGCCTGTGTGGGTTTCGGCTTTGCCTCTTCTGCCACAAGAGGATTCTCGAGGATGATGGTCGGTGTCCTGGGTGCAGGAAGCCGTATGAGCGTGAACCTGTTGAGACAGAGGCAAGTGTGGTTGGTGGTAGCTTGACTCTTCGGTTGGCTCGCTCATGTAGCATGATTGAAAGGGCTTGA